In the Pristis pectinata isolate sPriPec2 chromosome 35, sPriPec2.1.pri, whole genome shotgun sequence genome, one interval contains:
- the LOC127586432 gene encoding serine/arginine-rich splicing factor 7-like, whose protein sequence is MSYYSRSSRASDCKVYVGDLGTGAAKGELERAFSYYGPLRNVWVARNPPGFAFVEFEDPRDAEDAVRGMDGKVLCGSRVRVELSNGMSRKSRFGRPPARRQFDPNDRCYQCGERGHYAYDCYRYSKRRRGISRSRSRSRSRSRSRSRGRRYTRSRSRSRDRRTRSRSPSYSKKRSRSLTPMRSKSRSPVRSPSRSRSRSRSLSMKRESRSPSEGSRKSPSPARDD, encoded by the exons ATGTCGTATTACTCCAGAAGCTCCAGAGCTTCAGACTGCAAGGTCTATGTTGGTGATTTGGGAACAGGAGCTGCCAAAGGGGAGCTGGAGCGTGCTTTCAGCTACTATGGCCCCCTCAGGAATGTCTGGGTAGCACGGAACCCTCCGGGTTTTGCTTTTGTAGAGTTTGAAGACCCCAGGGATGCAGAAGATGCTGTGCGTGGGATGGATGGCAA GGTTCTGTGTGGATCAAGGGTGCGTGTTGAGCTTTCAAATGGGATGTCACGCAAATCACGCTTTGGCCGTCCTCCTGCTCGGCGCCAATTTGACCCCAATGACCGTTGCTACCAGTGCGGCGAGCGCGGCCACTATGCCTACGATTGCTACCGTTACAGCAAGAGGAGGCGTGGCATCAG TCGATCTCGGTCTAGGTCTCGTTCCCGTTCGAGATCCAGGTCAAGAGGCCGCCGTTATACCAGGTCCCGGAGCCGCAGCCGCGATCG ccGAACTCGTTCCCGTTCTCCTTCGTACTCTAAGAAGAGAAGTCG ATCCCTCACTCCAATGAGGTCCAAGTCCAGATCTCCAGTAAGGAG cccatcaagatcAAGGTCTCGATCGAGGTCTCTTTCTATGAAACGAGAAAG TCGTTCCCCATCAGAAGGTTCTCGGAAGAGCCCAAGTCCTGCAAGGGATGACTGA